One Nonomuraea angiospora DNA segment encodes these proteins:
- a CDS encoding type II toxin-antitoxin system VapB family antitoxin, whose protein sequence is MRTVIDIDKELLEVAQHELGTSTMKETVNAALEEIAERAKRREAFEYWRTRDNSDLLDPEIMKHAW, encoded by the coding sequence ATGCGTACGGTAATCGACATCGACAAGGAGCTACTGGAAGTAGCCCAGCACGAGTTGGGGACTTCGACCATGAAGGAGACGGTCAACGCAGCCCTGGAGGAGATCGCCGAAAGGGCAAAGCGTCGCGAAGCGTTCGAATACTGGCGCACCCGGGACAATTCCGATCTTCTGGACCCGGAGATCATGAAGCATGCGTGGTAG
- a CDS encoding PIG-L deacetylase family protein, which yields MLPEAEINRVLVVTAHPDDVDFGAAGSVALFVDKGVEVTYLLVTDGDAGGNERTLDNSGMAELRRTEQRAAAKAVGVTDVRFLGYKDGLVVPSIELRRDISRVIRQVRPDLVITHHPDRNYLNVAPSHPDHRAVGGSALDAVYPDARNPYAFPELVLEEGLEAWTVREVWLTGGSTPNHWVDVTEAMDRKLAALQSHVSQVAHVEGFVDFIKTRFAAWADQAGFPSGHYAEAFQVVPTG from the coding sequence ATGCTGCCGGAAGCCGAGATCAACCGGGTCCTCGTGGTGACCGCCCATCCGGACGACGTCGACTTCGGCGCGGCGGGGAGCGTGGCGCTGTTCGTCGACAAGGGCGTCGAGGTCACGTACCTGCTGGTGACGGATGGCGACGCGGGCGGCAACGAACGTACGCTGGACAACTCCGGCATGGCCGAGCTCCGCAGGACCGAGCAGCGGGCCGCCGCCAAGGCGGTCGGCGTCACCGACGTGCGGTTCCTCGGCTACAAAGACGGGCTCGTGGTGCCCTCGATCGAGCTGAGGCGCGACATCTCCCGCGTGATCCGCCAGGTCCGGCCGGACCTGGTCATCACCCACCACCCCGATCGCAACTACCTCAACGTCGCCCCCAGCCACCCCGACCACCGCGCGGTGGGCGGTTCCGCCCTGGACGCCGTCTACCCGGACGCCCGCAACCCCTACGCCTTCCCCGAGCTGGTGCTGGAGGAGGGCCTGGAGGCGTGGACCGTGCGCGAGGTCTGGCTGACGGGTGGCTCGACCCCCAACCACTGGGTGGACGTCACCGAGGCCATGGACCGCAAGCTCGCGGCCTTGCAGTCACATGTGAGCCAGGTCGCCCACGTGGAAGGCTTCGTCGACTTCATCAAGACCCGCTTCGCCGCCTGGGCCGACCAGGCCGGCTTCCCCTCGGGCCACTACGCGGAGGCCTTCCAGGTCGTCCCCACGGGCTGA
- a CDS encoding ATP-binding protein yields MADQKTLAEPTGDAPYRRLMRPMEGRLLGGVAQGLAAQLSLDPVVIRLMFVLLSVVDGVGMVAYAVLWMVTPRQPYEGQPPQRDWSQLAAFSAIGVALFAFGWLTGASQGGIGMLPFAVGGIGALILWQQADPERRKSWVQGATTSIRKNRVRTLLGVTLVVIGAAGFLYAEGELNQAKPGLMFTVVVVGGLAVICAPWLAGLWKELQLERRERIRQEERAEVAAMVHDSVLHTLTLIQRVAHDPREVTRLARSQERDLRNWLYQPAQDADATVAAAVRRIAAEEEDAHGVPIEVVCVGDIALDPVGKLAAQLKAARQAMVNAAKYSESPAISVYAEVEGEEVTIFVKDRGKGFDLDAVPLDRMGIRESIIGRMERHGGTARVRTSVGEGTEVMLTMKVEKA; encoded by the coding sequence ATGGCTGACCAGAAGACTCTCGCCGAGCCGACCGGCGACGCGCCCTATCGGCGCCTGATGCGCCCCATGGAGGGCCGCCTGCTGGGCGGCGTCGCCCAGGGGCTCGCGGCACAGCTCTCGCTCGATCCCGTGGTGATCAGGCTGATGTTCGTGCTGCTCAGCGTGGTGGACGGGGTCGGCATGGTGGCGTACGCCGTGTTGTGGATGGTCACACCACGGCAACCGTACGAGGGCCAGCCGCCGCAGCGGGACTGGAGCCAGCTGGCCGCGTTCAGCGCGATCGGGGTGGCGCTGTTCGCGTTCGGCTGGCTCACGGGGGCGTCCCAGGGCGGGATCGGCATGCTTCCGTTCGCCGTGGGCGGGATCGGAGCGCTGATCCTCTGGCAGCAGGCCGATCCGGAGCGCCGCAAGAGCTGGGTCCAGGGCGCCACCACGAGCATCAGGAAGAACCGGGTTCGCACGCTGCTCGGCGTGACGCTCGTGGTGATCGGCGCGGCGGGCTTCCTGTACGCCGAGGGCGAGCTGAACCAGGCCAAACCCGGTCTGATGTTCACCGTCGTGGTGGTCGGCGGCCTGGCCGTCATCTGCGCGCCCTGGCTCGCCGGCCTGTGGAAAGAGCTGCAGTTGGAGCGGCGCGAGCGCATCAGGCAGGAGGAACGCGCCGAGGTGGCCGCCATGGTGCACGACTCGGTGCTGCACACGCTCACCCTCATCCAGCGCGTCGCGCACGATCCGCGCGAGGTCACCCGGCTGGCCCGCTCCCAGGAGCGCGACCTGCGCAACTGGCTCTACCAGCCCGCCCAGGACGCCGACGCCACCGTGGCGGCCGCCGTACGCAGGATCGCGGCCGAGGAGGAGGACGCCCACGGGGTGCCCATCGAGGTCGTCTGCGTGGGGGACATCGCCCTGGACCCGGTGGGTAAGCTGGCCGCCCAGCTCAAGGCGGCCCGGCAGGCGATGGTCAACGCGGCCAAATACTCTGAGAGCCCGGCCATTTCCGTCTATGCCGAAGTAGAGGGTGAAGAGGTCACGATTTTCGTGAAGGATCGTGGCAAGGGGTTCGACCTCGATGCCGTGCCACTCGACAGGATGGGCATCAGGGAGTCCATCATCGGGAGAATGGAACGCCACGGAGGCACGGCCCGGGTACGCACCTCCGTCGGTGAGGGCACGGAAGTGATGTTGACCATGAAGGTGGAGAAGGCATGA
- a CDS encoding neutral zinc metallopeptidase, protein MKPVKRILVLALILLLGACGLGGRPSMDTQGADSFEDDVRAARTLTEAFWTQQFQQSGRTYRPIAGFVPYSGNSGPSCGNEPAVPNNAFYCPIGHFIAFDQTWMESLWNEMGDGSVYVIIPHEFGHAIQAQLQTDFQLNVQMELQADCYAGGTLSALVRSGALDAEPGDEDELLMSLEAAGDPTDDWLNPSAHGTAEQRQTSFATGYRDGVNAC, encoded by the coding sequence ATGAAGCCCGTGAAGCGCATCCTGGTCCTCGCCCTCATCCTCCTGCTCGGCGCCTGCGGCCTCGGCGGGCGGCCGTCCATGGACACCCAGGGGGCCGACTCGTTCGAGGACGATGTGCGGGCCGCCCGTACGCTGACGGAGGCGTTCTGGACGCAGCAGTTCCAGCAGAGCGGGCGGACTTATCGGCCTATCGCCGGCTTCGTCCCCTACTCCGGGAACTCCGGACCCAGCTGCGGCAACGAGCCCGCCGTACCGAACAACGCCTTCTACTGCCCCATCGGCCACTTCATCGCCTTTGACCAGACCTGGATGGAATCGCTCTGGAACGAGATGGGCGACGGGTCGGTCTATGTGATCATCCCCCACGAGTTCGGGCACGCGATCCAGGCCCAGCTCCAGACGGACTTCCAGCTCAACGTACAAATGGAGCTCCAGGCCGACTGTTACGCGGGCGGGACCCTCTCGGCGCTCGTACGCTCGGGCGCGCTCGACGCGGAGCCGGGCGACGAGGACGAGCTGCTCATGAGCCTGGAGGCGGCGGGCGACCCGACGGACGACTGGCTGAACCCGTCGGCTCACGGGACGGCCGAGCAGCGCCAGACGTCGTTCGCGACCGGCTACAGGGACGGCGTGAACGCGTGCTGA
- a CDS encoding glutamate--cysteine ligase yields the protein MPSVIFSRDDRRKYREKVYRCLDVFAQMLRESRFEFERPLAGLEIELNIVDAYGEAAMRNAQVLAAIEQPDWATELGQFNIEINIEPQELGGDGALRLEDDVRARLNHAEERARSQDGHLVLIGILPTLREQDIGEGTLSANPRYRLLNEQIFAARGEDLHLAIEGVERLDTHADSVAPEAACTSVQLHLQVSPDAFASHWNAAQAIAGPQVAVAANSPYLFGKELHRETRITLFEQATDTRPAELKAQGVRPRVWFGERWITSVFDLFEENVSYYPALLPLCEDEDPRTELEQGRIPHLHELTLHNGTIYRWNRPVYAVVDGVPHLRVENRVLPAGPTVADIAANAAFYYGLMRMLPYAERPIWSQMSFQAAEDNLGAAARHGLEARLYWPGMGEVPAAELILRRLLPMAREGLARWGVDGPVADRLLGIIEGRCLTGRTGASWQVERVRAHERSSGDRHEALRSMTLDYIERMHSNEPVHTWDV from the coding sequence GTGCCAAGCGTCATCTTCAGCCGGGACGACCGACGCAAATATCGGGAAAAGGTGTATCGATGCCTCGACGTCTTCGCCCAGATGTTGCGCGAGTCCCGCTTTGAGTTCGAACGTCCCCTTGCCGGCCTGGAGATCGAGCTCAACATCGTGGACGCGTACGGCGAGGCGGCCATGCGCAACGCCCAGGTCCTCGCCGCGATCGAGCAGCCGGACTGGGCGACGGAGCTCGGGCAGTTCAACATCGAGATCAACATCGAGCCGCAGGAACTGGGCGGCGACGGCGCGCTCCGCCTGGAGGACGACGTCAGGGCACGGCTCAACCACGCCGAGGAACGCGCCCGCTCCCAGGACGGCCACCTCGTACTCATCGGCATCCTGCCCACCCTGCGCGAGCAGGACATCGGCGAGGGCACTCTCTCCGCGAACCCCCGCTACCGCCTGCTCAACGAGCAGATCTTCGCGGCCAGGGGCGAGGACCTGCACCTGGCCATCGAGGGCGTCGAGCGCCTGGACACCCACGCGGACAGCGTCGCCCCCGAGGCCGCGTGCACGAGCGTGCAGTTGCATCTGCAGGTCAGCCCCGACGCGTTCGCCTCGCACTGGAACGCGGCCCAGGCCATCGCCGGCCCTCAGGTCGCGGTGGCGGCCAACTCCCCGTACCTGTTCGGCAAGGAACTGCACCGCGAGACCAGGATCACCCTGTTCGAGCAGGCCACGGACACGCGGCCGGCCGAGTTGAAGGCGCAGGGCGTGCGGCCGAGGGTGTGGTTCGGAGAGCGGTGGATCACGAGTGTCTTCGACCTGTTCGAGGAGAACGTCAGCTATTACCCGGCCCTGCTGCCCCTGTGCGAGGACGAGGACCCCCGTACCGAGCTCGAACAGGGCCGCATCCCCCACCTGCACGAGCTGACCCTGCACAACGGCACGATCTACCGGTGGAACCGGCCGGTGTACGCGGTGGTGGACGGGGTGCCGCACCTGCGCGTGGAGAACCGCGTGCTGCCCGCCGGGCCCACCGTGGCCGACATCGCGGCGAACGCGGCGTTCTACTACGGGTTGATGCGCATGCTGCCGTACGCCGAGCGGCCGATCTGGAGTCAGATGTCGTTCCAGGCGGCGGAGGACAACCTCGGCGCGGCGGCCCGGCACGGGCTGGAGGCGCGGCTGTACTGGCCGGGCATGGGTGAGGTGCCGGCGGCGGAGCTGATCCTGCGCCGCCTGCTGCCCATGGCGCGCGAGGGGCTGGCCAGGTGGGGCGTGGACGGTCCCGTGGCCGACCGGCTGCTCGGCATCATCGAGGGGCGCTGCCTGACCGGCCGTACGGGGGCGAGCTGGCAGGTGGAACGCGTACGCGCGCATGAAAGGAGCTCCGGGGACCGGCACGAGGCGCTGCGGTCCATGACGCTCGACTACATCGAGCGGATGCACTCCAATGAGCCCGTGCACACTTGGGACGTATGA
- the pcrA gene encoding DNA helicase PcrA yields MLDGLNPQQREAVIHHGSPLLIVAGAGSGKTRVLTHRIAYLLAEREVHPGEILAITFTNKAAREMKERIDKLVGPRSRAMWVMTFHSACMRILRREAKRLGFPSSFSIYDQADSQRLMAMVCREMELDPKRYPPRSFSAQVSNFKNELIDYETALDKAGSHLEKTLAEAYKAYQLKLTEAGAMDFDDIIMNTVTLFQLFPDVAEHYRMRFRHVLVDEYQDTNHAQYILIRELVGHPELRTTDGELVRTGADMSELCVVGDADQSIYAFRGATIRNILEFERDYPDARTILLEQNYRSTQNILAAANAVIARNESRKPKNLWSDQGDGPKIVGYVADNEHDEAMFVAQEVDRLSDEEGVKPGEVAVFYRTNAASRVFEEIFIRTGLPYKVVGGVRFYERKEVKDLLAYLRVLANPADVVSLRRILNVPKRGIGDRAEAMVEALSSRERISFWDALRRADEAYGMATRSLNAVREFVALVEELIAKAEGMPPSALAEEVLVATGYRAELEASEDPQDESRLENLNELISVASEFEEANPEGTLVEFLEQVSLVADADQIPEADGGQGVVTLMTLHTAKGLEFPVVFLTAMEDGVFPHIRSLGEPKELEEERRLAYVGITRAQQRLYITRAAVRSSWGAPSFNPASRFVNEVPGQLIDWRTDPEKSAWSAATRKEPAARPAPAKSGGRKVPSLAPGDRVTHDAFGLGTVVSVDGVAEKTKVKIDFGSGGEKTLLLAYAPIDKL; encoded by the coding sequence CTGCTCGACGGCCTCAACCCTCAGCAGCGCGAGGCCGTGATCCATCATGGCAGTCCGCTGCTCATCGTGGCGGGGGCGGGCTCCGGCAAGACGCGGGTGCTCACGCATCGCATCGCGTACCTGCTGGCCGAGCGGGAGGTGCACCCGGGCGAGATCCTGGCGATCACCTTCACCAACAAGGCCGCCCGCGAGATGAAGGAGCGCATCGACAAGCTGGTCGGCCCGCGGTCCAGGGCGATGTGGGTGATGACGTTCCACAGCGCCTGCATGCGCATCCTGCGGCGGGAGGCCAAGCGGCTGGGGTTCCCGTCGAGCTTCTCGATCTATGACCAGGCCGACTCGCAGCGGCTCATGGCCATGGTCTGCAGGGAGATGGAGCTCGATCCCAAGCGTTACCCGCCGCGCTCCTTCTCGGCCCAGGTCAGCAACTTCAAGAACGAGCTGATCGACTACGAGACCGCGCTCGACAAGGCGGGCTCGCATCTGGAGAAGACGCTGGCGGAGGCGTACAAGGCCTATCAGCTCAAGCTGACCGAGGCCGGCGCGATGGACTTCGACGACATCATCATGAACACGGTGACGTTGTTCCAGCTCTTCCCCGACGTGGCCGAGCACTACCGGATGCGGTTCAGGCACGTGCTGGTCGACGAATACCAGGACACCAACCACGCCCAATACATCCTGATCAGGGAGCTGGTCGGGCATCCCGAGCTGCGCACGACCGACGGCGAGCTGGTCCGGACGGGCGCCGACATGTCCGAGCTGTGCGTGGTGGGCGACGCCGACCAGTCCATCTACGCCTTCCGCGGCGCGACGATCCGCAACATCCTGGAGTTCGAGCGCGACTACCCCGACGCGCGCACCATCCTGCTGGAGCAGAACTACCGCTCCACCCAGAACATTTTGGCCGCCGCCAACGCGGTCATCGCGCGCAACGAGTCGCGCAAGCCCAAGAACCTCTGGTCCGACCAGGGCGACGGGCCCAAGATCGTGGGATATGTCGCCGACAACGAGCACGACGAGGCCATGTTCGTGGCCCAGGAGGTCGACCGGCTCAGCGACGAGGAAGGCGTCAAGCCGGGCGAGGTGGCCGTCTTCTACCGCACCAACGCGGCCTCCCGCGTGTTCGAGGAGATCTTCATCCGCACCGGGCTGCCGTACAAGGTGGTCGGGGGCGTGCGCTTCTACGAGCGCAAGGAGGTCAAGGACCTGCTGGCCTACCTGCGGGTGCTGGCCAACCCGGCCGACGTGGTCTCGCTGCGCCGCATCCTCAACGTGCCCAAGCGCGGCATCGGCGACCGCGCCGAGGCGATGGTCGAGGCGCTGTCGTCGCGCGAGCGCATCTCGTTCTGGGACGCGCTGCGCAGGGCCGACGAGGCGTACGGGATGGCCACGCGCTCGCTCAACGCCGTACGCGAGTTCGTCGCGCTGGTCGAGGAGCTGATCGCCAAGGCCGAGGGCATGCCGCCGTCGGCGCTGGCCGAGGAGGTGCTGGTGGCCACCGGCTACCGCGCCGAGCTGGAGGCGTCGGAGGACCCGCAGGACGAGTCGCGCCTGGAAAACCTCAACGAGCTCATCTCCGTCGCCTCCGAGTTCGAGGAGGCAAATCCGGAGGGGACGCTGGTGGAGTTCCTGGAGCAGGTGTCGCTCGTGGCCGACGCCGACCAGATCCCCGAGGCCGACGGCGGGCAGGGGGTCGTCACGCTGATGACCCTGCACACGGCCAAGGGGCTGGAGTTCCCCGTCGTCTTCCTGACGGCCATGGAGGACGGGGTGTTCCCGCACATCCGCTCGCTCGGGGAGCCCAAGGAGCTGGAGGAGGAGCGGCGGCTGGCGTACGTGGGGATCACCAGGGCGCAGCAGCGGCTCTACATCACGCGGGCGGCCGTGCGCAGCTCCTGGGGGGCGCCGTCGTTCAACCCGGCCTCGCGGTTCGTGAACGAGGTGCCGGGGCAGCTCATCGACTGGCGTACGGATCCGGAGAAGTCCGCCTGGAGCGCGGCCACCCGCAAGGAGCCCGCCGCCCGCCCCGCGCCCGCCAAGAGCGGCGGGCGGAAGGTGCCTTCGCTGGCGCCCGGCGACCGGGTGACGCATGACGCGTTCGGGCTGGGCACGGTGGTGTCCGTGGACGGGGTGGCGGAGAAGACCAAGGTCAAGATCGACTTCGGCAGCGGCGGGGAGAAGACGCTGCTGCTGGCGTACGCGCCCATCGACAAGCTCTGA
- a CDS encoding WhiB family transcriptional regulator encodes MPLEEIGWLRRGACRSSDPDLFFPLAPTPLQEARAKAVCARCQVIEECRAYALRSGESEGIWGGLTPEERRRSRFPTGWRRPAAS; translated from the coding sequence ATGCCATTGGAGGAGATCGGCTGGCTGCGAAGGGGTGCGTGCAGATCCAGCGACCCTGACCTCTTCTTCCCCCTCGCCCCCACGCCCTTGCAGGAGGCCCGCGCCAAAGCGGTCTGCGCGCGCTGCCAGGTCATCGAGGAGTGCCGCGCGTACGCGTTACGTTCGGGCGAGTCGGAGGGCATCTGGGGCGGCCTCACCCCGGAGGAGCGCCGCCGCAGTCGCTTCCCCACAGGCTGGCGCCGCCCAGCCGCCTCCTGA
- a CDS encoding PIN domain nuclease — protein MVATGVVYLIDKSALARMPHPAVHRALEPLMLDKMLAICEVTQLEVLFSARDPAGYERDAHYLREGFRLLSIHEKEVAARALDVQAILARKSHHRAVGPSDLLIAACAEVHGATILHYDRDFDVISEVTGQPSLWVVSPGSVS, from the coding sequence GTGGTAGCCACCGGCGTGGTCTACCTCATCGACAAGAGCGCGCTGGCACGCATGCCGCACCCGGCGGTCCACCGCGCACTCGAGCCGCTCATGCTCGACAAGATGCTGGCCATCTGTGAGGTCACGCAGCTCGAGGTCCTCTTCAGCGCGCGTGACCCGGCGGGCTACGAGCGCGACGCCCACTACCTGCGCGAGGGCTTCCGCCTCCTGTCGATCCACGAGAAGGAGGTGGCCGCCCGGGCGCTGGACGTCCAGGCGATCCTCGCGCGCAAATCGCACCACCGGGCCGTCGGACCGAGCGATCTGCTGATCGCCGCCTGTGCTGAGGTGCACGGAGCCACGATCCTGCATTACGACCGGGACTTCGACGTCATCTCCGAGGTCACCGGCCAGCCCTCGCTCTGGGTCGTGTCCCCTGGGTCCGTGTCCTAG
- a CDS encoding response regulator: MTRVLIVDDHRLFRSGVRAELGDSIEVVGEAEDVETAVKAIAEHQPDVVLLDVHMPGGGGQEVLRRVLGAGSQVRFLALSVSDAAEDVIGVIRGGARGYVTKNISGKELTDAIRRVAEGDAVFSPRLAGFVLDAFASSEAPSIDPELDSLTQREREVLRLIARGYAYKEIAKELFISVKTVETHVSSVLRKLQLSNRHELSRWATARRLV, from the coding sequence ATGACGCGCGTGTTGATCGTCGACGATCACCGGCTGTTCCGCTCCGGCGTACGCGCCGAGCTGGGCGACTCGATCGAGGTGGTGGGCGAGGCCGAGGACGTGGAGACGGCCGTCAAGGCGATCGCGGAGCACCAGCCCGACGTGGTCCTGCTGGACGTGCACATGCCGGGCGGCGGGGGCCAGGAGGTGCTGCGCCGGGTCCTGGGCGCGGGCTCCCAGGTGCGTTTCCTCGCCCTGTCGGTCTCGGACGCCGCCGAGGACGTCATCGGCGTGATCCGGGGCGGGGCGCGGGGCTACGTGACCAAGAACATCAGCGGCAAGGAGCTGACGGACGCCATCCGCCGGGTGGCCGAAGGGGACGCGGTCTTCTCGCCACGGCTGGCCGGGTTCGTCCTGGACGCCTTCGCCTCGTCGGAAGCGCCGTCCATCGATCCGGAGCTGGATTCTCTGACGCAGCGCGAGCGCGAGGTGCTGCGCTTGATCGCGCGGGGGTACGCGTACAAGGAGATCGCCAAGGAGCTCTTCATCTCCGTCAAGACCGTGGAAACCCACGTCTCGTCGGTCCTGCGCAAGCTCCAGCTCTCCAATCGCCACGAACTATCCCGCTGGGCCACCGCCCGCCGCCTCGTCTGA
- a CDS encoding L,D-transpeptidase → MNRVPRMLPALVALAAMTACAAESVHVPQTQQASVVRAAGAASVTAPVQVTDPAKPEKKVKLDIADITPMGEKTEKVGVGFPIIVTFDRDVKDRAAVEALLEVEAEKPVDGAWRWVSARKVIYRTKTYWKPHQKVLFTARLSQLPGNTGAKDVSRRFAVGTSQISVVNTRNHQMKVYRDGKLAKKIPISAGRGGLIRNGVDVYLTTSGVHLTMGKKAVETMTSSWMGVTDPKDPRYYKEEIPWAVRISDSGEYVHQSAGYYQFLGRSNQSHGCVRATPAGAKWFYGIAQRGDVVKITGTKRKLQWNNGWSYWQLNWTQWKKGSALKG, encoded by the coding sequence TTGAATCGCGTCCCCCGGATGCTGCCGGCCCTGGTCGCATTGGCCGCCATGACGGCCTGTGCGGCGGAGAGCGTCCACGTTCCCCAAACGCAGCAAGCCTCGGTGGTCCGGGCCGCCGGCGCGGCGAGCGTCACGGCCCCGGTGCAGGTCACCGACCCGGCTAAGCCGGAAAAGAAGGTCAAGCTCGATATAGCCGACATAACCCCGATGGGGGAGAAGACGGAGAAGGTAGGCGTCGGCTTCCCGATCATCGTCACGTTCGACCGCGACGTGAAGGACCGGGCGGCCGTGGAGGCGCTGCTGGAGGTGGAGGCGGAGAAGCCGGTCGACGGCGCCTGGCGCTGGGTGTCGGCGCGCAAGGTCATCTACCGGACGAAGACGTACTGGAAGCCTCACCAGAAGGTCCTCTTCACCGCCCGCCTGTCGCAGCTCCCCGGCAACACCGGTGCCAAGGACGTCTCCCGCCGCTTCGCCGTCGGCACGTCGCAGATCTCCGTGGTCAACACCCGGAACCACCAGATGAAGGTCTACCGCGACGGCAAGCTGGCCAAGAAGATCCCGATCAGCGCAGGCAGGGGCGGGCTGATCAGGAACGGCGTGGACGTCTACCTCACCACCAGCGGCGTTCACCTCACCATGGGCAAGAAGGCCGTGGAGACCATGACCTCCTCCTGGATGGGCGTGACGGATCCCAAGGACCCGCGCTACTACAAGGAGGAGATCCCGTGGGCGGTCCGCATCTCCGACAGCGGTGAGTACGTCCACCAGAGCGCCGGCTACTACCAGTTCCTCGGCCGCTCCAACCAGAGCCACGGCTGCGTGCGGGCCACCCCCGCCGGGGCCAAGTGGTTCTACGGCATCGCCCAGCGCGGCGACGTCGTCAAGATCACCGGTACGAAGCGCAAGCTGCAGTGGAACAACGGCTGGAGCTACTGGCAGCTGAACTGGACCCAGTGGAAGAAGGGCAGCGCCCTGAAGGGCTGA
- a CDS encoding CPBP family intramembrane glutamic endopeptidase: MLLRSIAILAAANLLNNKVAPRLAPLTSAAATAALVATARGSGLSWKELGFEHGRRGAVAGGALAAAVAAVYAVGIANPRTRQLFRDERALSLSRARVLEEALLQVPLGTVLLEEVGFRGALYAMLRKDHGTVAATAISSSLFGLWHILPAIDMAHANPALGALTSADSPGRLDTARVVAGSVVSTAAAGVLFCELRRRGGLLTPAMLHLATNSFGYLFARLAAKRK; this comes from the coding sequence GTGTTGCTCCGCTCGATCGCGATCCTCGCCGCAGCCAACCTCCTGAACAACAAGGTGGCCCCCCGCCTAGCCCCCCTGACCTCGGCCGCCGCGACCGCCGCCCTGGTGGCGACGGCCCGCGGGTCCGGCCTGTCGTGGAAGGAGCTCGGGTTCGAGCACGGCCGGCGCGGCGCCGTGGCGGGAGGCGCGCTGGCGGCCGCGGTGGCGGCCGTTTACGCCGTCGGCATCGCCAACCCCCGCACCAGGCAGCTCTTCCGCGACGAGCGCGCCCTGTCGCTGTCGCGCGCCCGCGTCCTGGAGGAGGCCCTGCTCCAGGTCCCGCTGGGCACGGTCCTGCTGGAGGAGGTGGGTTTCCGGGGCGCCCTGTACGCGATGCTGCGCAAGGATCACGGCACGGTGGCCGCCACGGCGATCTCGTCGTCCCTGTTCGGCCTCTGGCACATCCTCCCGGCCATCGACATGGCCCACGCCAACCCGGCCCTCGGCGCCCTGACGTCGGCCGATTCCCCGGGCCGCCTGGACACGGCGCGGGTGGTGGCGGGGAGCGTGGTGTCCACGGCGGCGGCCGGGGTGCTGTTCTGCGAGCTACGGCGCCGCGGCGGCCTCCTGACCCCGGCCATGCTGCACCTGGCCACCAATTCCTTCGGCTACCTCTTCGCCCGCCTCGCCGCCAAGCGAAAGTGA